Genomic DNA from Providencia sp. PROV188:
TCGCCCTAACGGTAATCCCAACACGGTTGCCAGTGCCGTTCCCGTTGCGAGCAAGCCCAATGCTTGCGCTTTTTTACCCGCAGGCGCGACGCGGATCGCCAATGATGCGGTAATCGACCAGAAAACTGCGTGAGATAATGCGATACCAATACGTGCGATAATCAGCACTTCAAAATTCCACGCAATCCCACATAGAATATGGCTGAGAATAAAGACAACAAACAAAATTCCCAGTAATTTTCGCCGCTCAAATTTCCCCGTCATCAACATTAATGGCAGAGACATCACCGCGACAACCCACGCATAAATGGTGATCATCAGCCCCGTATGGGCAACGGTCATATCAAAACTTTCAGCAATATCACTCAGTAATGCGACGGGAACAAATTCGGTGGTATTAAAGACAAAAGCCGCAACGGAAAGCGCCAATACACGGATCCATGCAGTGCTTCGAGAAACCTGGGACATGGTTTACGACATCCTGTTGATGATAATTAAGGTAAAGAACAACCTTTAGTACATTTTTGTGAATAATATCACATTCTCCATTCATCTTTAAAGGATTGAAAATTATCATGTTCACACTATTTTTTCATAGAGAAACAGTTATACCCCTTTAATTTTCATGTCAGTTTGAAAAGCGACAGAATCATTTCTTCTATGCTACAATCTGCAAATTACTTTTTATTCTTACAGGAATTCCTAAATGAAAACCCATTTTCCAACTGAGCCAGACGTAAACGCATTAGCAGACGAAGTAACTTGTTTAAAAAATCTTGTTACTCATATGCTTAAAGCTATCGGTCAGGCTGATGCGGGTAAAATTCTGATCAAAATGCAACGCGAAGTCGCTTCGATGGAAGATGAGAAGCAAGCTGAGACTTACAAAAACATTTTAGAACAAATCAAGACAGGTTATCGCCAATAAGAGCTTTAGCGATAAATGCGATTCTAAGCGCTAACTCAAAACAGCGAACTAAAGTGCACAAAAACCTAAGTTTCGTTCACTAGGATCCTTTATCTTTGATCTCGAATTAAACCATTCTTTATTCATTTAGCTCCCCCTTCAGATCCCTATGAAGGGGGCTTTTTTTGCCTAAAATCCTGCCTACTCATTACCCAAAAACAAAAAGCGCCACTCTTTCGAGTAGCGCTTTGACAAATACCCTGTCTGTCTACATAACGTGATAGGCGAACTTAAATTGGACCTAAATTCGTCATGACTGCGTAAACAATCGAGATAATCGAAATAATGACCCAAGTTAATACCAACGGCCAGATAAACTTCAGCCACTTGGTGTATGGGATTTTCGATGTCGCTAATACCGCCATCAAAATACCTGATGTTGGGTTAATACAGTTCACAACACCCTCGCCCATTAATACCGTTTGAACGGTAGTTTGACGGGTGATTTCTAACAGATCGCCCATCGGGGTGAAAATAGGCACTAAAACTGCCGCTTCACCGGAACCTGACGAAATAAAGAAGTGCATGATAGCAGCGGTACCGAACATAGAAAGCGCAGATAATGTTTTTGGTAATCCATCCATCAGAG
This window encodes:
- a CDS encoding DUF2594 family protein, with product MKTHFPTEPDVNALADEVTCLKNLVTHMLKAIGQADAGKILIKMQREVASMEDEKQAETYKNILEQIKTGYRQ